A region of Archocentrus centrarchus isolate MPI-CPG fArcCen1 unplaced genomic scaffold, fArcCen1 scaffold_33_ctg1, whole genome shotgun sequence DNA encodes the following proteins:
- the LOC115776522 gene encoding myelin-oligodendrocyte glycoprotein-like encodes MASFKVLLLLSLISEFTALQQDVQVKLGEDVTLQCQIPKNETISVLKWSRADLNTDGYVYFYRNRRSYENYQHPSFHGRVKLRNPEMKDGDVSLILENVMFNDTGIYECHIAVRNPGRSKRAHTEISHFINLTVTDDKHEHVLKKQVLEKGAADRNMHDAEKIGEGALEIPQRFWPITLFLHIPEVLYQTVWRLLEYRDLPVM; translated from the exons atggcttctttcaaagTCCTCCTGCTTTTGTCTCTAATTTCTGAGTTTACAG ctctgcagcaggaTGTGCAGGTGAAGCTTGGAGAGGACGTCACTCTTCAGTGTCAGATTCCTAAAAATGAAACCATCTCAGTGCTgaagtggagcagagctgacctgaACACAGACGGCTACGTCTACTTCTACAGGAACAGACGCTCCTATGAAAACTACCAGCATCCATCTTTCCACGGCCGAGTGAAGCTGAGGAACCCGGAGATGAAGGACGGAGATGTTTCTCTGATTCTGGAGAACGTCATGTTTAATGACACTGGGATATATGAGTGTCACATAGCAGTGAGGAACCCTGGGAGAAGTAAGAGAGCTCACACTGAGATCAGCCACTTCATCAACCTCACAGTCACAG atgacaaacatgaacatgtgTTGAAGAAACAAGTCCTGGAAAAAGGAGCTGCAGATAGAAACATGCATGATGCTGAAAAG ATTGGAGAAGGTGCTTTAGagattcctcagagattttggcccaTCACACTGTTCCTtcacatcccagaggtgctctatcAGACTGTGTGGAGGCTGCTGGAGTACAGAGATCTTcctgtcatgtga